AAGGTCGGCACCCGCCAGCAGGTCATCATCGATTCCGTGAGCGCGCAGGGCGCCATCGGCCGCACCAAGGGCGATGCGCCGGAGATCGACGGCACGGTGAAGGTGTTCTCCCGCCGCCCGTTGCGCGTGGGCGAGATCGCCACGGTGAAGATCGAGGCCGCCGGCCCCTACGACCTCACCGGCACGGCCGTGGGGTTCTGATCCGGACTGAACCGGGAGCCGGCCAAGCTCCCTCTCCCCTTGCGGGAGAGGGCTGGGATGAGGGGTATCGCCTCCCTGGCCCGGCACTGCGACGAACGGCAGCGGCCCCCTTACCCGTCTCGCGGCTGCGCCGCGATCCACCCTCTCCCGCGAGGGGAGAGGGGAACTCCTCAGATCAGACAATGGCGCCCGGACTCGAATTCGGCCGAGCTCCCTCTCCCCATGCGGGAGAGGGGTGGGGTGAGGGGTGTTTAACCTTTTGCCCCGCTATCTGGTGAGCGCGGCCCCCTCACCACGTCGCCTTGAAATTCCGATAGAGCTGCTCAGCCGCCGCCGCGAAGACCGGCATCCGCTCCTTGGTCGCGTTTTCGAGCAGCGCTTGCCCGCCGGCGCCGGTAATGGCCTCCAGCGCGCAGCGGTATTCGGGAATCACGCCCCATTCGGATACCGTCTCGTCGGTCAGCTCCACGTGATACTGGATGCCGAACGCCCTCTCTCCCACCTGCAGCGCCTGAATGGCGCAATGCTCGTTCTCGGCGAGCACGACCCCGCCCGGGGGCAGCTCCAGCACCGCAGCGCCGTGCCACTGGAGCGTCGGGAAGGTGGGGGGAAGCCCCTTGAAGAAGGGAGAGGCGCGCCCCGCCGCCGTCAGCGACACCTCGGTGACACCCACTTCCGGCCGGGGCATGAGGCCCACCTTGCCGCCCAGCGCATCGGCGAGAAGCTGATGGCCGAGGCAGACGCCGAGATAGGGCTTGCCGGTGGCCATCCAGTCCCGGATCGCCGCCTTCTCTGCGACGAGCCAAGGCAGTTCCTCCTCCTGCCAGACATCCATGGGCCCGCCGAACACCATGAGCGCGGCGTAATCATCGAAGGGCGGGATGGTCTCGCCCTCGTCCAGCTCCACCGCGTCCCATTCCACGCCATCGGCGCGCATGAAGTCTCGGAAGCGGCCGGGGTGCTCGCAGGCGACATGCTGGAAGACGAGGACTTTCACGGGATGCCTCCATGCTGGCCAAATGGGCCGGTTGCCGGATACTGTGCTGGCGGCCGGGAACGGGGCAATAGCCATTCCCGTCAGTTAAATATCTTTCATGGCAGGTCGGCGCGGGTTGATGATTCGCCCGCCGCCGGGCGCGCGGATCGGGGCCGAAGCGCCGCCGGCGTTGACTCCGCACGCTTTCGCGACTAAGAACCCGCCACCTTGCGGGCCGGAAGTGGCCCGCTTGGCGTTTCACGCACCCGTGGCTTCGCAAGGCAGCGCGCCGGGCGAGCCTGTCGGCGGAACGGTCCGGAACCTCTGGGTTTCCATCCATTCCGCAGAGGAGGGGCGCGATCCAAACTCGAACGAACCAATAGGGATCCGCGTTACATGAGCAAGCGCATTGCGGCCAAGCACAAGATCGATCGCCGTATGGGCGAGAACATCTGGGGCCGCCCCAAGAGCCCGGTGAACCGTCGTGAATACGGTCCCGGCCAGCACGGCCAGCGCCGCAAGGGCAAGCTGTCCGACTTCGGCGTGCAGCTGCGCGCCAAGCAGAAGCTGAAGGGCTATTACGGCTCCATCGGCGAGAAGCAGTTCCACAAGGTGTATGTCGAGGCCTCGCGCCTCAAGGGCGACACCGGCGCCAACCTCATCGGCCTGCTGGAGCGCCGCCTGGACGCGGTGGTCTACCGCGCCAAGTTCGTGCCCACCATCTTCGCCGCCCGCCAGTTCGTCTCCCACGGCCACGTGAAGGTGAACGGCAAGCGCGTGAACATCCCGTCCTACCTCGTGAAGGTCGACGACGTGGTGGAGGTGAAGGAAGCCTCCCGCCAGCTCGCCATCGTGATCGAGGCGCAGCAGCTCGCCGAGCGTGACGTGCCCGACTACATCGAGGTCGACACCCACAAGCTCACCGCGCGCTTCGCCCGCATCCCCGAGCTGAACGAAGTGCCCTACGCGGTCCAGATGGAACCGAACCTGGTGGTTGAGTTCTACTCGCGCTGATCCGGCGCGGGACCCGAGAAAAGAAAAGGCCGCCCATCGGGCGGCCTTTTTGTTTGGGCCGCCGCGTCCTGCGACGCGGCGGGAAACGCAAATGGGGCTCAGGTGCCGGACTTCACCTCGGCCGCGGCGACGGCGAGAAGCTCGTCCATGTTGCGGCGGATCTGGTGGTCCGAGACATCGACATTCCTGGCGTCGAAGTCGGCGCGCAGCTTGCGGAACACGTCCTCGTCGCCGGCTTCCTGCAGGTCGGCGACGACGACCTCCTTGGCGTATTCCTGGGCCGCCTCGCCGGTCAGGCCAAGCTTCTCGGCGGCCCACAGGCCAAGCTTCTTGTTGCGGCGGGCGAGCGCCCGAAACCGCGTCTCCTCGTCGAGCGCGAAAGCCTTCTCGAAACCTTCCTCGCGCTTGTCGAACGTGGTCATGGCACCCCTCTTCCTGCGAATGGGCGGCCGGCGGCCGGCCTG
The nucleotide sequence above comes from Xanthobacter flavus. Encoded proteins:
- a CDS encoding type 1 glutamine amidotransferase: MKVLVFQHVACEHPGRFRDFMRADGVEWDAVELDEGETIPPFDDYAALMVFGGPMDVWQEEELPWLVAEKAAIRDWMATGKPYLGVCLGHQLLADALGGKVGLMPRPEVGVTEVSLTAAGRASPFFKGLPPTFPTLQWHGAAVLELPPGGVVLAENEHCAIQALQVGERAFGIQYHVELTDETVSEWGVIPEYRCALEAITGAGGQALLENATKERMPVFAAAAEQLYRNFKATW
- the rpsD gene encoding 30S ribosomal protein S4, with translation MSKRIAAKHKIDRRMGENIWGRPKSPVNRREYGPGQHGQRRKGKLSDFGVQLRAKQKLKGYYGSIGEKQFHKVYVEASRLKGDTGANLIGLLERRLDAVVYRAKFVPTIFAARQFVSHGHVKVNGKRVNIPSYLVKVDDVVEVKEASRQLAIVIEAQQLAERDVPDYIEVDTHKLTARFARIPELNEVPYAVQMEPNLVVEFYSR
- a CDS encoding DUF1476 domain-containing protein; the encoded protein is MTTFDKREEGFEKAFALDEETRFRALARRNKKLGLWAAEKLGLTGEAAQEYAKEVVVADLQEAGDEDVFRKLRADFDARNVDVSDHQIRRNMDELLAVAAAEVKSGT